The following nucleotide sequence is from Pseudobdellovibrionaceae bacterium.
AATGCTTTTCTAAAAATAGCTAAATCTTTAGAAAAATCATGCTCCATACTGAGTTTCAGAAACTCCGTATATACATCATGATCCTTAAGACGAGCTTCAAGAAAAGCTTTGGGAACAGTCCTTGCGGCACGTTGTCTTTGCATAAAGACAGCATAGGCTTCGTGAGCTATCTCATAAGGCTTAATAATTTGCTGCAATGTGCGACGGTTTTTCTTATGCATACGATGTTACATATATGCAACAATAAATAAGAAGTCATGCACTTTTGTTTCTTAAATTCTTAAGTAAATTCAAAAAGATAAAAATATTTTTCATATTAAAAAAATCTGATTTTTTGTGGCTTTTTAAAATGTGAAACCACAGTAATTTTGATTTGAGGCTATGAAAAAGACTAGTAGCTGTCGTTTTACCGTATTATGAGAGGGTATTTTTTCAAAAAAGGCACCCATTTCCGCTTGCGAAGCTAATTTTGAGATCAAAAAATCTTGGACCGATTTGGTCCATCTATTTTTAAAAAGAGAGTTACCTATGGATCAAAGAGCGTGGATTTCCTGCGCCTTCTTCTCTTCAGGTATTGAGTTTATCTATTGGAACATGAAATGGGCTGGAAGTAGTCATCCTCAAAATCCAGCTTGGGTCATTGTTTCTAGAATTCATTACTTTGTGCTTATAAGTGTCTGCGTATTAGTAGCAGGGTTTCTTCTGCTTTTGTTTATGTCTTTCTTGGGGCCAACAAAAGAAAAGAAGGATATTGAAGAATCAGCAACTCCAATAGACAGCACGGTTGTGGAAAGAACAAAAGAGCTAGAAGAAGAAACAGAAAAGCAAAAAGTTGAACAACAAAAACTTGAGGAGCAAAGGAAACAAGAAGTCATCAAAAGAAGGCGTGAGCGGTCCGCAAATGCTGCCGCTCACGATGCCTTAGATGACTTTCTATAAATTACGGGAGGTCTTTTTATGAGGCTTACCAAAAGAGATTTAGAAATTTTTAAATTGATTTCTAAAACTGCGATTTTAACAACAGTACAAATAAAAAAAATGATTTTTACAGATGTAGCCACAACAACCGTACTTAGACGACTCAGAAAACTTGAAAAATCAAAATACATTGAACGCATTGAGGGGCTTCCAAACCATGAACTAGCTTGGGCACTAAATTTAAAGGGTGCAGATACTGTCGGTTATCCAAATCCAAAAAGGAATTTTCATCGTTTATCATTAGTTCATGACGTAAAACTATCAGACCTAAGGCTCAAACTTGAAGGTCATGGAATTGCACATTCTTGGATTCCAGAACATGAAATCAGATCAGCTATGGCAAGAAAGCATGGTCTTAAGAGAATGCAAAGTCAGTTCGTTCCCGACGGAATTATGAGTGTTAAATACCAAGGAGTAATGGAATCCGTCGTTATTGAATTAGAACTGCACTATAAAAACAAAAACCGCTATCAAGATATATTTCAATCTTACATTGGTAAAAATAATATCAAGGCGGTGTGGTATTTTGTCCCTTCAGAGTCCTTGGGGAAACACTTAGAAAAGCTATGGACTAAATACGTCGGGAATTATGAACCGTGGTTCTTTTGGTCTTTAGTAGATGATGTTTTTGAGAATGGCGGTGATGCTACAACTCATTATTTTGATAAAAAGTTTGTGATTGGTGAAATTTTTGAGCCTTTAACACTTGCTCACCCAAGTGGTTTAGGTATGAGCAATTTTTCTGATGAAAAAACTAAAAATAAAATTGATGTAAATAGCGAAAATCAGGGCGAACTTCCCTTAAAAGCAAGTTAAGTAGAAACGCCGCCGTAAGCACTGGCCACCCTCCCTCAACGATGAAGGGTGGCCAGTGCTTACGGCGGCTAAAGTTGGTTTAGTGGAGGGCGGGAAGTTCTTAAAAATGATGATTAGGTATGAACAAAGAATTGAGAGGAAAAAAGAATTAGATAAAAAATAAGGGTCGGTAAATGAAAAAGTCATGGGATGTAAAAGACGTTGAGATTATCCCCATGCGTGTATCTATTGAGGAATATAACCAGAGGCTTGATGAAGCGGCGGAAATGGTCTATCGTTATTTTTGCCAGCTTCTCGAAAATCAAGTCTTGGCTCCTGAAACCCTAAACGTGGAAGAATACCACAAGCAAAGGACAGGAACCGATGGCTAGTATTAGATTAAATAAAATAAAAAATCAGAATTTTAAAATTGCGCTTTACATTCGAGTCTCAACCGAAGAACAGGCGGAAAATCCCGAAGGGTCCATACGTAACCAAGAAGATCGCTTGCTCCAAGCTGTGGCTTACAAAAATATGGGCGGCAACTTTGGCGAGATCAAAGGTGTTTATGTAGATGCTGGAATTTCAGCTAAGGATATGAAGCGCCCCAAGCTTCAAGAGTTACTTCGAGCAATAAGAAGTGGCGAGATTGACCTTGTTATGGTGACAGAACTTTCAAGGCTTTCTCGTAATACAAGAGACTTTATTGAGATGTGGGACATGATGAAACTTCATGGCTGTGGGTTTACAAGTTTAAGAGAGGATTTTGACACAACCACGGCCGCAGGGGAAATGGTGATTTTACAGTTGATGAATCTGGCGCAGTTCGAGCGGAGGCAGACAAGCGAGCGTGTTGAGGCCAACATTGCCGCTCGTGCAGCACGAGGTCTTTATAATGGCGGGAGTGTACCTTTAGGCTATAAAACCATTCCTGATAAAGCGGGCTATCTTGAGATTGATGAAGAAATGGCAGAAGTTGTAAAGACCGCGTTTGCCGCATTTTTGCGTGAGGGCTCTTTATCAAGAGCTGCCATTTGGCTTAATGACAATGGCTATAGGATCAAAAGACATCGTGAAGGTGGAGGAAGATTTAAGCGTGTTGGACATTTCACTGTAGATAACTTGCAAAATATTTTAAGAAACAAAGCCTATATTGGAATTAAGTCCTACACTTATAGAGGAGAAACTAAAGAATCCAAAGCTGTGTGGCCTGCACTTATTGATAAAAGTACCTTTCATAGAATTGGCAAAATCTTAGATAAAAATAAAAGTCGATTTAAACCCACAAAGCAAAACCGAAGACCTTATCTTTTATCTGGTATTACTCACTGTCAGACTTGCAAAAGCTTTATGCCAGGAAAATCTGCAACGGGAAATAGTGGCAAGGTTCCTTATTATGAACACGCTTGGGCAACAAAGCGGGATTCTACATTGAGTAAAAAAATATTTAAATGTGAGCCACACAGAGTTCCAGCTAAAAAACTTGAACCGTTGGTGATGGAGAAATTTAGGGCTCTTATTTGTAGCCCCAATATGATGAAAGACATACTGAATCGAGTTCGTAAACTCCATGAAGAAAACCCTCACCGAAAAGATGAAGAGCGTCTAAAGGCAAAAATTTATGGTGTTACCAGTCAAATCGATGGTCTCGCAGAAAGATTAAGTGAGCTTCCTAAAACTGTGTCCGCAGCTCCCATCTATAAACAGATGGAACGCTTAGAAGACATCAAGCAACGCTATGAAAAAGAATTGGAAACCTTAAAAGCGACAGGCAAAACAAGTTTGGACCGAGTTGTAAATTTAAATAAGTTTGAGGAATTTGCAAATCACTACAAAAAGTTTATGACAAAAGAAATTGAACCCAACGACTTAAGACAAATAATTAAGAAGTTTATCCATAAAGTGGAAGTAGGAACTGAAGACGTAAAAATCCATTGGATTGTTGACGATGAACATTTTGAAAGAGAGCTGGCCCTATTAGGGGCCAGCCTTGGCGTTAAAAAGATAATAGAAGGCCCTCGCAAGAATCCCCCAGAGGGGAGCGTTTCGAGAGTTTTAAAAGATTCTGATTTTTTTAGCTATGCTGGTTCGCAGAGCTTGACATTTGGTGCGCCTGGAGGGAGTCGAACCCCCACGCCTCGCGGCACTAGATCCTAAGTCTAGCGTGTCTGCCAATTCCACCACAAGCGCATTCAAAGGAGCTACTTTTGTAACCCCTATTTTATTACTCGGCAATTAGTTTTTTATAGTCTGCTGCTTTTATAAGCGCAGCTAGCTCTTTTTCTGTGTCCATCTCGATGCGGATCAACCAGCCATCATTCCAAGCATCATCATTGATCGTGCCTGGGTTATCGGGAAGGCTTGAGTTCACTTCAATGACAGTCCCAGAAACTGGAGACACCAAATCACTCACAGACTTCACACTTTCAATCACACCAAAGGACTCACCTTGGGTGACCTTTTGGCCCTCTTCAGGCAATTCCACATATACAATTTCACCCAATGTATCTTGAGCATAGTCTGTCACACCGACAGTGACAATGTTCTCATCCACTAAAGCCCATTCATGATCTTTGGTGTAGTAAAGCTCTTCTGGCACTCTGTAAGCCATTTTTCCTCCTAAAAACTAATAAAATAAAATCACTCATTCCATTCACACCACAGGCTGATCTTTCAACAAGGGCGCTCACTTTGGACTCACACTTTTTTTACAAAAGGCAGGTCCACCACTTCCACTGCAATCAATTTTTGCCTTACTTCCACCAAACACCCTTGGCTCAAATCATAGTCTTTACGAACAAGAGCCAAAGCAACAGGTTGATCTAAATAAGGCGAATATGTACCACTTGTAACATGCCCTATCTGCTCCTTGTCAAAACTTAACACCCTATAGCCGTCTCTAGGGACCATTTTCTCTGAGGTCTTAAGCCCTATGATTTGAAAGTCATTTTTGCCTTGTTCTTTGGCATTTAGTAAAGCGGACTTACCAATAAAGTCCTCTGCCTTTTTAAACTTAATGGCCCAATCCATCCCTACCCCTAAAGGTAAAGTGGTCTCAGAAAATTCATTTCCATAAAGAGGCAAAGCCGCCTCAATCCGCAAAGAGTTTCTTGATCCTAAACCACAAGGTAAAAGCCCAAAGTCCTTGCCTTTCTCGCAAAGTTCAGTCCACATTCCTGTAGCTAGGCTGGGATCACCATAAAGCTCAAAGCCATCTTCCCCTGTGTAGCCTGTACGAGCCACAAGCCATGTCCCGCCCTTATAGTCCTTCTGTTCAAATCGAAATTTTTTAATATCTGAAGCCCCTGAGAAAAACTGGTTGATCAGCTCCACCGCTTTAGGGCCTTGTACGGCAATTTGGGCCCACTTAGTACTCACGTCTGCCACTTGCAGATTAGAAAAACCTTGGGCTTGTTTTTCAATCCACGCCCAATCTTTGTCTTTGTTAGACGCGTTGACCACAAGTAAATAATTTTTATCCTTTTCAAGGCAGTAAATGATCAAGTCATCTATCACTCCACCTTGATCGTTAAGCATAAGATGGTACTGCGCTTGCTTCTCCGCACACTTAGACGCATCGTTGGTCAGAAGCTTTTGCAAAAACGTCACACTGTCGGCTCCCGACACCGTGATCTCCCCCATGTGCGACACATCAAATAGACCAATATTATTTCTGGTGGCCATGTGCTCTTGACGTAAACCTTGCGGGTACTCCACTGGCATCTCCCAACCCGCATAGGGAACCATTTTAGCTCCCATAGATTTATGGGTCTCATAAAGGGGGGTTCTTAATAAACTCATGCTCTTCTCCTTTTACTTCTTAATTTTTCTTTCCGCAGCCACGACTGTATGTTCAATCAGTTGCGCTACCGTCATAGGCCCCACTCCCCCAGGCACTGGAGTGATCGCAGCCACTTTACTTTTCACCTGTTCAAAGTCCACATCGCCAATCAACCCTTTTCCCTTGGGATCACGATGGATGCCCACATCCACAACGATGGCCCCTTCTTTGAGATGATCCGCACCTAAAATATGGGGCACACCCGCGGCGGCCACCACAATGTCTGCATCTTGGGTATAGAATTTCAAATCAGGAGTCTTACTGTGACAGACCGTCACCGTGGCATTGGCTCTGGTGAGCATAAAGGCCATAGGCCACCCCACCGTCGCACTCCTGCCAATCACCACCGCCTTTTTGCCTGCCACAGAAATATTGTAAAACTTTAGAATTTCCATCACTCCTTCAGGAGTACAGGGCTCATGCCAGCTCTCTTGCTTTTGCATCAACCCCATATTGGTCGACGTCAGCCCGTCCACATCTTTTTCTGCCAAAACCAAGTCTGTTGGGTCAAAGCCTGACAGAGCCGTGGGTAATGGCATCTGGATCAAAAATCCATCCACATCTTTATCTTGGTTTAAAGCAGCAATACGCTCTTTAAGCTCTGTGGCGGTAGTGGTGTCAGGCAGTCTGATCACCTCAGACCCTAGTCCTACACTTTCACACGCCTTGGCCTTATTTTTCACGTACACATGGCTTGCAGGGTCCTCACCCACCAGTAACACACTCAAATGGGGAGCCCGCCCCAGCTTTGCCTTACAGGCCTCTACACGCTCTTTAAGTTGAGTAAATTTATGTTGAGCTAGTTTTTTGCCGTCTAAAATCATCATGGTAGGATTTGACCCCTTTCTGGAAGCAGGATAAAAAGAACCTATACGAGGGTTGTAAATGGGAAAAGTAAAAGTCGCAAATGATGGTAGCATTGACTTTGTGCAGGCAGAGAGTTTGCCTTCAAGCATAAAGAAATTTCGTCAAAGTCCTGAAATTGAGGGTTTTTACCGTTTCGTCTACGAGAACGACCTCCAACATGAGGCCTTCGACATCATTTCCGCCATTTTGGAAGACCGCAAGGCCAAGGCCGCAAAGCCTAGCAAATCCAAAAAATAAGCTCTATTTCGCGCCCTGTTTTGTGTCCATGGCTCGGACATACTGCGCGTAAGCCTCACCCACACCACTTTTAAGGATGTCATAAGATTTGAATCTCCTATTGCGTAAGGAGGTTTTATGTCATCAACTCAACCCAAACATAAAAACGCTAAGGGGACTCTGCGTAACCAAAAAGGCCAAGGACTGATTGAATACATCATTCTTGTCGCCCTGATTGCCATCGCCTCAATTGGTGTGATGCGCGTTTTAAGCCAAACAGCAAACACCCAACTGGCCAACATCACAAACTCCCTACAAGGTGGAGCACAGGCCCGAAAGATCGCCGCACCTCAGGTCTCAGAGACTCTTTATTCTAAAAAAGATCTCAGCGACTTTATGAAAAATGCAACCAAAGATGGACGTTCCAGCAAATGAAGATTCATAAAGGCCAACGCGGACAAGCCCTTCTCGAAGCTCTCGCCATGGGTTTGGCCTTTATGAGTCTATTAGGGGGAACTTTTTTTACTTTGCTTTTAATTTGGAGCACAGCATGGACACGGCATCACCTCTACGAAGCGCTGATCTGTCTGAACAGTTTAAATTCACGACATCAGTGCGAGCAGCATTTTTACAATCAGGCCTCAAGGGGTCTGATTGGTTTTCATGCCACGGGACTCAAATGGAACAGAACTTTCAATCATGTAGAAGTAGAACTTTTAAGTGCCCTAAACACCACCCACCCTGTAAAAAAACACCTCGTCAGAGGGGGTCTGTAATGATTGGGGGACTCTTGCTCTTAAGCAGTCTCTTAGTTTTATCCGTAGCTCTGCTTCAGACATTTGTAGTGCTACAAAACTGGAAAAAACATCAGCACACCTGTCGCCTAGCAAGCCTCAAAGCTCAAGAGCACATCCTTAAAGGGTTTGAAGAACTGATGAGCTTAAATCCCGAAGCTCGACTCTTAAGACAACAAAGGAAGCTTGCCGAGCGCAAAGTCAGAATGGCCCTCACTCCCAAGACACGCGCCCTAGCGCAAGCGCACTTAATGGCAGTCATCCTGCGACAAACCTTATTTGCTCGTAAGCAAGGTCTGATCATTCAACACAGCCGCCTGAAAGCCACCCGCGAACTTCGCCAAAATCAACTTCAACTTAAACAACCCAAAGTCCCTTTTGCTTTACTTAAACGCCCACCCCAGTCCCTTACCCCAGATTATATTTTGCCTCCTGTGGGATTAGAGCACTTACAAAAGATCGAGGTCACATGGAAACACACGTACAAAAACTTTCTTCTCAAAAATCAATGCGGAAGTACCATCAGTCGAAAATTACAAGGTCTCAAAATCAAACTTCTATTTCTGGAAGCCTTCTCGTAGAAAGTTTGGTCCTGATGCTGTTTTTGCTTTTACCACTTTTTACACTTTTAAAAAAACACCATAACGTTTGGTTCACGGAGTTAGTGAAATATGAATTTAAAGTCCTTCCTTAAACAACAAGGTTTAGTCAAAACCAATAGCCCTTCTATGGGGCTTGTTGGGGTTATCTTCGTGGCGATGATGGCAAGTTTAATCTTTAAAAATTTAAAAGCACCAGATAAGCCCGAGGACTCTGTACAGCACTTTGAGGCTTCGACATTTATTCCTGCACATCATGTCTTAATCCCTATCGACGTAGAAAATGCCGAAGCTCTTAACGCCATGACAGGAGGTTATGCTTGGGTGGATTTATACACTCCCACTCAAAGTGAATTTAGCCCTCTTAAACCCATAAAAATTGTGAAAAAAATTCGTATCCTAAGAGCACCTCTTGACCCTAATCATTACGG
It contains:
- a CDS encoding replication-relaxation family protein; the protein is MRLTKRDLEIFKLISKTAILTTVQIKKMIFTDVATTTVLRRLRKLEKSKYIERIEGLPNHELAWALNLKGADTVGYPNPKRNFHRLSLVHDVKLSDLRLKLEGHGIAHSWIPEHEIRSAMARKHGLKRMQSQFVPDGIMSVKYQGVMESVVIELELHYKNKNRYQDIFQSYIGKNNIKAVWYFVPSESLGKHLEKLWTKYVGNYEPWFFWSLVDDVFENGGDATTHYFDKKFVIGEIFEPLTLAHPSGLGMSNFSDEKTKNKIDVNSENQGELPLKAS
- the gcvH gene encoding glycine cleavage system protein GcvH, with product MAYRVPEELYYTKDHEWALVDENIVTVGVTDYAQDTLGEIVYVELPEEGQKVTQGESFGVIESVKSVSDLVSPVSGTVIEVNSSLPDNPGTINDDAWNDGWLIRIEMDTEKELAALIKAADYKKLIAE
- the gcvT gene encoding glycine cleavage system aminomethyltransferase GcvT, translating into MSLLRTPLYETHKSMGAKMVPYAGWEMPVEYPQGLRQEHMATRNNIGLFDVSHMGEITVSGADSVTFLQKLLTNDASKCAEKQAQYHLMLNDQGGVIDDLIIYCLEKDKNYLLVVNASNKDKDWAWIEKQAQGFSNLQVADVSTKWAQIAVQGPKAVELINQFFSGASDIKKFRFEQKDYKGGTWLVARTGYTGEDGFELYGDPSLATGMWTELCEKGKDFGLLPCGLGSRNSLRIEAALPLYGNEFSETTLPLGVGMDWAIKFKKAEDFIGKSALLNAKEQGKNDFQIIGLKTSEKMVPRDGYRVLSFDKEQIGHVTSGTYSPYLDQPVALALVRKDYDLSQGCLVEVRQKLIAVEVVDLPFVKKV
- the folD gene encoding bifunctional methylenetetrahydrofolate dehydrogenase/methenyltetrahydrofolate cyclohydrolase FolD encodes the protein MMILDGKKLAQHKFTQLKERVEACKAKLGRAPHLSVLLVGEDPASHVYVKNKAKACESVGLGSEVIRLPDTTTATELKERIAALNQDKDVDGFLIQMPLPTALSGFDPTDLVLAEKDVDGLTSTNMGLMQKQESWHEPCTPEGVMEILKFYNISVAGKKAVVIGRSATVGWPMAFMLTRANATVTVCHSKTPDLKFYTQDADIVVAAAGVPHILGADHLKEGAIVVDVGIHRDPKGKGLIGDVDFEQVKSKVAAITPVPGGVGPMTVAQLIEHTVVAAERKIKK
- a CDS encoding Flp family type IVb pilin, yielding MSSTQPKHKNAKGTLRNQKGQGLIEYIILVALIAIASIGVMRVLSQTANTQLANITNSLQGGAQARKIAAPQVSETLYSKKDLSDFMKNATKDGRSSK